The segment CTTGGGGTTCATACAGTCTTATGCGGCACATCATCTCTATTCTCGTCGAGAACGAGTTCGGCGCGCTGTCGCGCGTGGCGGGCATGTTCACCGCGCGCGGCTACAACATCGAGTCATTGGCGGTAGCGCCCACGGATGATCCCAGCCTGTCCCGCATCACCCTGGTGACCAACGGCGACAACCGCATCATCGAGCAGATCATCAAGCAGCTGAACAAGTTGCTGGATGTGGTCAAGGTCATGGACATGACCGAGGGCCCGCACATCGAGCGGGAGATGATGCTGATCAAGGTCGCCGCGGCCGGCTCGGAGGCGCGGGCGGAATTGAAACGGCTGGCGGACATTTTCCGTGGCCGGATCCTGGACGCCACGGACCGGATCTACACCATCGAGGTGACGGGCACCAGCGACAAGCTGGATGCCTTCATCGTCGCCATCGGTCAGAACGGAATCCTCGAGGTGGTGCGCTCCGGCGTGATCGGCATCGCCCGGGGCGAGAAACATCTGCGTATCTAGGCCTATCGTCCTGATCGGTTCAGGACCCAAACGACTCCAAACGGGGGAATCATGAAAGTCTATTACGATAAGGACGCCGACCTGTCCGTCATCCAGGGCAAAAAGGTCGCCATCATCGGTTACGGCTCCCAGGGCCATGCCCATGCCAACAACCTGAAGGACTCCGGCGTCTCCGTCGTGGTCGGCCTGCGAGAGGGCTCCGCCTCCGCCGAGAAGGCCAAGGGCGCCGGTCTGGACGTGGCCTCCATCGAGGACGCCACCAAGCAGGCGGATGTGGTGATGATCCTCACCCCCGACGAGCACCAGGCTCGCGTGTACCGCAACCACGTGGAGCCGAACCTGAAGCAGGGCGCGGCCATCGCCTTTGCCCACGGCTTCAACATCCATTACGGCCAGATCGAGCCCCGTGCCGACCTGGACGTGATCATGGTCGCGCCGAAGGGCCCGGGCCATCTGGTGCGCTCCACCTACGTGGAAGGCGGCGGTGTGCCCAGCCTGATCGCGATTCATCAGGACGCCTCCGGCCAGGCCAAGGAAATTGCCCTGTCCTACGCCTCCGCCAACGGTGGCGCCCGCGCCGGCGTGATCGAGACCAGCTTCCGCGAGGAAGTGGAGACCGACCTGTTCGGTGAGCAGGCTGTGCTCTGCGGCGGCATCACCGCCCTGATCGAGGCCGGTTTCGAGACCCTGGTGGAAGCCGGCTACTCCCCGGAGATGGCCTACTTCGAGTGCCTGCACGAGACCAAGCTGATCGTGGACCTGATCTACGAGGGCGGCATCGCCAACATGCGCTACTCCATCTCCAACACCGCCGAGTACGGTGACTTCACCCGCGGCCCGCGCGTGATCAATGAGGAGAGCCGCGAGGAGATGCGCGAGATCCTGCGCGAGATCCAGGAAGGCGAATTCGCCCGCGAATTCATCCTGGAGAACCAGGCCAACGCCCCGACCCTGAAGGCCCGTCGCCGCATCTCCGCCGAGCACCCGATCGAGGTCGTCGGCGAGAAGCTGCGCGGCATGATGCCCTGGATCAAGGCCAAGCAGCTGGTGGACAAGTCCAAGAACTAAGCGTCGTACGCTTGGTTTGCTGATCGAGACGGGGGCCTTCGAGCCCCCGTTTTTTGTGCTTCTTCG is part of the Alkalilimnicola sp. S0819 genome and harbors:
- the ilvC gene encoding ketol-acid reductoisomerase, translating into MKVYYDKDADLSVIQGKKVAIIGYGSQGHAHANNLKDSGVSVVVGLREGSASAEKAKGAGLDVASIEDATKQADVVMILTPDEHQARVYRNHVEPNLKQGAAIAFAHGFNIHYGQIEPRADLDVIMVAPKGPGHLVRSTYVEGGGVPSLIAIHQDASGQAKEIALSYASANGGARAGVIETSFREEVETDLFGEQAVLCGGITALIEAGFETLVEAGYSPEMAYFECLHETKLIVDLIYEGGIANMRYSISNTAEYGDFTRGPRVINEESREEMREILREIQEGEFAREFILENQANAPTLKARRRISAEHPIEVVGEKLRGMMPWIKAKQLVDKSKN
- the ilvN gene encoding acetolactate synthase small subunit, whose protein sequence is MRHIISILVENEFGALSRVAGMFTARGYNIESLAVAPTDDPSLSRITLVTNGDNRIIEQIIKQLNKLLDVVKVMDMTEGPHIEREMMLIKVAAAGSEARAELKRLADIFRGRILDATDRIYTIEVTGTSDKLDAFIVAIGQNGILEVVRSGVIGIARGEKHLRI